From the Labrus mixtus chromosome 17, fLabMix1.1, whole genome shotgun sequence genome, one window contains:
- the lrrtm4l1 gene encoding leucine rich repeat transmembrane neuronal 4 like 1 isoform X2, translating into MGPLLCDGRLTHLLFPLLLLLRAPLLFSFVERTCPNSCRCEGKTVHCDSAGFLDVPENVTIGCQGLSLRYNELHSLLPYQFAHLGQLLWIYLDHNQISTVDSRAFQGVRRLKELILSSNRIKTLHNSTFHGIPNLRSLDLSYNKLENLQPGQFHGLRKLQNLHLRSNGLSNIPIRAFLECRSLEFLDLGYNRIKALTRTTFLGLQKLMELHLEHNQFSRINFFLFPRLANLRSLYLQWNRIKVVNQGLPWTWYTLQKLDLSGNEIQALDPAVFHCLPNLQVLNLESNKLSNVSQEAVSAWISLTSISLAGNMWDCGTGICPLVAWLRHFRGTKDTTMICSSPKFLQGEKIMDATRDHGVCEETDYVLTETPSPMSELISEATGEPTFAPTSGSPPLPPTHNYGPLPPYRPRPIPHPTFPGHLSKDPRDSVARTRPTHIAPPEIEHMTLHKVVVGSVALFFSMSLILTIVYVMWRRYPGATRLLQQRSMVGRKHRRKSPEPEQNLSTQLQEYYMSYNPAATPEALEVLGNGTGSCTCTISGSRECENEYTCPRPLPGAWLGDMPTIH; encoded by the coding sequence GTCCATTGCTGTGTGATGGACGACTGACacacctcctctttcctctcctcctcctcctgcggGCTCCCTTATTGTTCAGCTTTGTTGAGCGCACGTGCCCAAATAGCTGCCGATGTGAAGGGAAAACTGTCCATTGTGATTCCGCTGGATTCTTAGATGTCCCAGAAAATGTCACAATAGGCTGCCAAGGCCTCTCCCTGCGCTACAATGAACTTCACTCCCTGCTACCATACCAGTTTGCTCACCTTGGCCAGCTTCTTTGGATATACTTGGACCACAATCAGATTTCAACAGTTGACAGCCGGGCGTTCCAGGGAGTCCGCAGGCTTAAAGAGCTAATACTGAGCTCCAACAGGATTAAAACCCTGCACAATTCAACATTTCATGGAATCCCCAATCTCCGCAGTCTGGACTTGTCCTACAATAAATTGGAAAACCTGCAGCCAGGTCAATTCCATGGCTTACGAAAACTACAAAACCTTCATCTTCGTTCAAATGGGCTCTCCAACATCCCTATTCGAGCGTTCTTGGAGTGCAGAAGCTTGGAGTTTTTAGATTTGGGCTACAATCGGATCAAAGCTCTTACCCGCACTACTTTTTTGGGACTACAGAAGCTGATGGAGTTGCATCTGGAACACAACCAGTTCTCCCGAATcaacttttttctgtttccacgGTTAGCAAATCTGAGATCACTCTACCTGCAGTGGAACCGCATTAAGGTGGTCAACCAGGGCCTCCCATGGACGTGGTATACACTTCAAAAACTCGACTTGTCCGGGAATGAAATCCAGGCCCTGGATCCAGCTGTGTTTCACTGCTTGCCTAATCTTCAAGTTCTCAACCTGGAATCCAACAAATTGTCCAATGTGTCTCAGGAGGCGGTGTCAGCATGGATCTCACTGACCTCCATCAGCCTTGCTGGAAACATGTGGGATTGTGGAACTGGCATATGCCCTCTAGTTGCATGGTTGAGGCATTTTCGGGGTACTAAAGACACCACCATGATATGCAGCAGCCCAAAGTTTCTGCAGGGAGAAAAAATTATGGACGCCACAAGGGACCATGGTGTTTGTGAGGAAACTGATTATGTTCTGACTGAAACCCCATCTCCTATGTCAGAGCTCATTTCTGAAGCCACTGGTGAACCAACCTTTGCCCCTACTAGCGGTTCTCCACCATTACCACCAACCCACAACTATGGTCCTCTCCCTCCATACAGACCTCGACCTATTCCTCACCCTACCTTTCCAGGTCATTTGAGCAAAGATCCAAGAGACTCAGTTGCTCGCACTAGACCCACTCACATAGCACCCCCAGAGATAGAGCACATGACTCTGCACAAAGTGGTGGTGGGCAGCGTTGCACTCTTCTTCAGCATGTCCCTTATCTTGACAATTGTCTATGTGATGTGGCGGCGCTATCCAGGTGCAACAAGGTTGCTGCAGCAGCGATCCATGGTGGGACGGAAGCATCGCAGAAAGAGTCCAGAGCCAGAGCAGAACCTGAGCACCCAGCTCCAAGAGTATTACATGAGCTACAACCCTGCTGCCACACCAGAGGCATTGGAGGTGCTTGGCAATGGCACAGGTTCCTGCACTTGCACAATTTCTGGCTCCAGGGAGTGTGAG
- the lrrtm4l1 gene encoding leucine rich repeat transmembrane neuronal 4 like 1 isoform X1: MGPLLCDGRLTHLLFPLLLLLRAPLLFSFVERTCPNSCRCEGKTVHCDSAGFLDVPENVTIGCQGLSLRYNELHSLLPYQFAHLGQLLWIYLDHNQISTVDSRAFQGVRRLKELILSSNRIKTLHNSTFHGIPNLRSLDLSYNKLENLQPGQFHGLRKLQNLHLRSNGLSNIPIRAFLECRSLEFLDLGYNRIKALTRTTFLGLQKLMELHLEHNQFSRINFFLFPRLANLRSLYLQWNRIKVVNQGLPWTWYTLQKLDLSGNEIQALDPAVFHCLPNLQVLNLESNKLSNVSQEAVSAWISLTSISLAGNMWDCGTGICPLVAWLRHFRGTKDTTMICSSPKFLQGEKIMDATRDHGVCEETDYVLTETPSPMSELISEATGEPTFAPTSGSPPLPPTHNYGPLPPYRPRPIPHPTFPGHLSKDPRDSVARTRPTHIAPPEIEHMTLHKVVVGSVALFFSMSLILTIVYVMWRRYPGATRLLQQRSMVGRKHRRKSPEPEQNLSTQLQEYYMSYNPAATPEALEVLGNGTGSCTCTISGSRECEQNEYTCPRPLPGAWLGDMPTIH, from the coding sequence GTCCATTGCTGTGTGATGGACGACTGACacacctcctctttcctctcctcctcctcctgcggGCTCCCTTATTGTTCAGCTTTGTTGAGCGCACGTGCCCAAATAGCTGCCGATGTGAAGGGAAAACTGTCCATTGTGATTCCGCTGGATTCTTAGATGTCCCAGAAAATGTCACAATAGGCTGCCAAGGCCTCTCCCTGCGCTACAATGAACTTCACTCCCTGCTACCATACCAGTTTGCTCACCTTGGCCAGCTTCTTTGGATATACTTGGACCACAATCAGATTTCAACAGTTGACAGCCGGGCGTTCCAGGGAGTCCGCAGGCTTAAAGAGCTAATACTGAGCTCCAACAGGATTAAAACCCTGCACAATTCAACATTTCATGGAATCCCCAATCTCCGCAGTCTGGACTTGTCCTACAATAAATTGGAAAACCTGCAGCCAGGTCAATTCCATGGCTTACGAAAACTACAAAACCTTCATCTTCGTTCAAATGGGCTCTCCAACATCCCTATTCGAGCGTTCTTGGAGTGCAGAAGCTTGGAGTTTTTAGATTTGGGCTACAATCGGATCAAAGCTCTTACCCGCACTACTTTTTTGGGACTACAGAAGCTGATGGAGTTGCATCTGGAACACAACCAGTTCTCCCGAATcaacttttttctgtttccacgGTTAGCAAATCTGAGATCACTCTACCTGCAGTGGAACCGCATTAAGGTGGTCAACCAGGGCCTCCCATGGACGTGGTATACACTTCAAAAACTCGACTTGTCCGGGAATGAAATCCAGGCCCTGGATCCAGCTGTGTTTCACTGCTTGCCTAATCTTCAAGTTCTCAACCTGGAATCCAACAAATTGTCCAATGTGTCTCAGGAGGCGGTGTCAGCATGGATCTCACTGACCTCCATCAGCCTTGCTGGAAACATGTGGGATTGTGGAACTGGCATATGCCCTCTAGTTGCATGGTTGAGGCATTTTCGGGGTACTAAAGACACCACCATGATATGCAGCAGCCCAAAGTTTCTGCAGGGAGAAAAAATTATGGACGCCACAAGGGACCATGGTGTTTGTGAGGAAACTGATTATGTTCTGACTGAAACCCCATCTCCTATGTCAGAGCTCATTTCTGAAGCCACTGGTGAACCAACCTTTGCCCCTACTAGCGGTTCTCCACCATTACCACCAACCCACAACTATGGTCCTCTCCCTCCATACAGACCTCGACCTATTCCTCACCCTACCTTTCCAGGTCATTTGAGCAAAGATCCAAGAGACTCAGTTGCTCGCACTAGACCCACTCACATAGCACCCCCAGAGATAGAGCACATGACTCTGCACAAAGTGGTGGTGGGCAGCGTTGCACTCTTCTTCAGCATGTCCCTTATCTTGACAATTGTCTATGTGATGTGGCGGCGCTATCCAGGTGCAACAAGGTTGCTGCAGCAGCGATCCATGGTGGGACGGAAGCATCGCAGAAAGAGTCCAGAGCCAGAGCAGAACCTGAGCACCCAGCTCCAAGAGTATTACATGAGCTACAACCCTGCTGCCACACCAGAGGCATTGGAGGTGCTTGGCAATGGCACAGGTTCCTGCACTTGCACAATTTCTGGCTCCAGGGAGTGTGAG